Proteins from a single region of Thermotoga maritima MSB8:
- a CDS encoding ABC transporter permease, protein MNFIKGYLIPRLLQYFIVTFLGLSAIFFLPRLLPTDPVKQQLQQYQTFGVYIPPEQQEEMMRTLRQLYGLEGTLWEQYLDFWKRLLTGDFGPSFSRFPVSVSKVISQALPWTVGLLSLTTILSWIIAVIVGGIVGYYRKRWMEALDVVVMIIRPIPYYVMALICLILFAYVFPIFPLSGGIGIGQKLSFDLETILSIVKHGTLPALTLMIVGIAWQFQSMKLIVQIVKSEDHVWYAKTAGVTEKMIVRNHVIRNAMLPMITQLGLQFGGIFSGALITEMVFAYPGIGWILYDAIMKADYNLIMGVMCISTIAITTSILLLDLIYPLFDPRVRYR, encoded by the coding sequence ATGAACTTCATAAAGGGTTACCTCATACCTCGCCTGCTTCAGTATTTCATAGTGACATTTTTAGGTCTTTCAGCGATTTTCTTTCTTCCAAGGTTACTTCCCACAGATCCTGTTAAACAGCAACTTCAGCAGTACCAAACCTTTGGCGTTTATATTCCCCCAGAGCAGCAGGAGGAGATGATGAGGACGCTGAGGCAGCTTTACGGTCTGGAAGGAACTCTTTGGGAACAGTATTTGGACTTTTGGAAAAGATTACTCACAGGTGATTTTGGACCTTCGTTTTCTAGGTTTCCGGTTTCTGTATCAAAGGTTATTTCTCAGGCTCTTCCATGGACCGTTGGATTGCTATCACTTACAACCATTTTGAGCTGGATAATAGCTGTGATCGTTGGAGGAATTGTGGGATACTATAGAAAACGTTGGATGGAAGCACTCGATGTTGTTGTCATGATAATAAGGCCGATCCCTTACTACGTTATGGCTTTGATCTGTTTGATCCTGTTCGCCTATGTTTTTCCCATATTTCCCCTCAGTGGAGGGATCGGAATTGGTCAAAAACTCTCTTTCGATTTAGAAACTATCCTGAGCATCGTAAAACACGGAACTCTTCCAGCCCTCACCCTCATGATAGTAGGAATTGCTTGGCAGTTTCAGAGCATGAAATTGATAGTTCAGATAGTAAAATCTGAAGACCATGTTTGGTACGCGAAAACAGCTGGAGTTACAGAGAAAATGATTGTGCGAAACCATGTCATCAGAAACGCGATGCTTCCCATGATAACCCAGCTAGGTCTCCAGTTTGGAGGTATATTCTCAGGTGCTCTCATCACCGAGATGGTTTTTGCATATCCAGGAATAGGATGGATCTTGTACGATGCCATCATGAAGGCAGATTACAATCTGATCATGGGCGTGATGTGTATATCTACAATTGCTATTACAACCTCTATTCTCCTGTTGGATTTGATCTATCCATTGTTTGATCCCAGAGTGAGATACAGATGA
- a CDS encoding glycosyl hydrolase 53 family protein, whose translation MLFVLMISSMAFGLIVNPVENLREDFIFGMDVSMLYEIEQLGGKYFENGVEKDCLEILKNHGINWIRLRVWNDPRDENGNPLGGGNCDYLKMTEIAKRAKNLGMKVLLDFHYSDWWADPGKQNKPKEWEYLHGELLERAVYSYTKLVLNHMRRNGALPDMVQVGNEVNNGFLWPDGKISGEGAGGFDGFTRLLKAAIKAVREVDPDIKIVIHLAEGGNNSLFRWFFDEITRRNVDFDVIGVSYYPYWHGTLEDLKNNLYDIATRYNKDVLVVETAYAWTLEDGDGYPNIFNGEEMELTGGYKATVQGQATFLRDLIEVVNSVPNGHGLGIFYWEGDWIPVRGAGWKTGEGNPWDNQAMFDFSGNALPSLNVFKLVKTSSPVEIAIKEILPVEVTTNLGEVPKFPDAVKVLFSDDSIRSLPVEWNFDSALVEESGVYKVEGYIKDIDRKIFATLTVKGSRNYLKNPGFETGEFSPWRVSGDKKAVKVVKANPSSNAHQGEYAVNFWLDESFSFELSQEVELPAGVYRVGFWTHGEKGVKIALKVSDYGGNERSVEVETTGWLEWKNPEIRNIKVETGRIKITVSVEGRAGDWGFIDDFYLFREE comes from the coding sequence GTGCTTTTCGTGCTGATGATTTCTTCCATGGCCTTTGGTTTGATAGTCAACCCGGTGGAAAACCTGCGCGAGGATTTCATCTTTGGAATGGATGTTTCTATGCTCTACGAGATCGAGCAGCTTGGTGGGAAATATTTCGAGAATGGTGTGGAAAAAGATTGTCTTGAAATACTGAAGAATCATGGAATAAACTGGATCAGGTTGAGGGTGTGGAATGATCCGAGAGACGAGAATGGAAATCCTCTCGGAGGAGGAAACTGCGATTACCTGAAGATGACAGAAATCGCTAAAAGGGCAAAGAATCTCGGAATGAAAGTGCTTCTTGACTTCCATTACAGCGACTGGTGGGCGGATCCTGGAAAGCAGAACAAACCAAAAGAGTGGGAATATCTTCATGGAGAACTTCTGGAGAGGGCGGTTTACTCCTACACGAAACTTGTACTGAACCACATGCGAAGAAACGGGGCACTACCAGATATGGTCCAGGTGGGAAATGAGGTGAACAACGGTTTTCTCTGGCCTGACGGCAAGATTTCTGGAGAAGGTGCAGGTGGTTTCGACGGATTCACAAGACTTTTGAAAGCTGCCATCAAGGCCGTTAGAGAGGTTGATCCGGATATAAAGATCGTTATTCATCTGGCGGAAGGTGGAAACAACTCTCTCTTCAGATGGTTCTTCGACGAGATCACAAGAAGAAACGTGGACTTCGATGTAATAGGTGTATCTTACTACCCGTACTGGCACGGAACCCTCGAGGATCTGAAAAACAACCTCTACGACATAGCCACAAGATATAACAAGGATGTGCTCGTTGTTGAAACAGCTTACGCCTGGACACTCGAGGATGGAGATGGTTATCCCAACATCTTCAATGGTGAAGAGATGGAACTAACAGGTGGCTACAAGGCAACCGTTCAAGGACAGGCAACATTTCTGAGAGATCTCATAGAAGTGGTAAACAGCGTTCCCAACGGCCATGGACTCGGGATTTTCTACTGGGAAGGAGACTGGATCCCTGTGAGGGGGGCTGGATGGAAAACCGGGGAAGGAAACCCCTGGGACAACCAGGCTATGTTCGATTTCAGTGGGAACGCTCTCCCATCACTGAATGTTTTCAAACTGGTGAAAACATCGTCGCCAGTGGAGATTGCGATAAAAGAGATCCTTCCTGTGGAGGTTACAACCAACCTGGGAGAGGTTCCAAAATTTCCAGATGCTGTGAAAGTTCTGTTCAGCGACGATTCCATCAGATCTTTACCCGTCGAATGGAACTTTGATTCTGCCCTTGTTGAAGAATCCGGTGTTTACAAAGTGGAAGGCTACATTAAAGACATTGACCGGAAAATTTTCGCGACACTCACCGTGAAGGGTAGCAGAAACTATCTGAAAAATCCGGGCTTTGAAACAGGAGAATTTTCGCCTTGGCGGGTCTCGGGAGACAAAAAAGCGGTGAAAGTTGTGAAAGCCAATCCTTCAAGCAATGCGCACCAGGGAGAGTACGCAGTGAATTTCTGGCTCGATGAATCCTTCAGTTTCGAACTGTCACAAGAAGTGGAACTTCCAGCAGGTGTGTACAGAGTAGGGTTCTGGACCCATGGAGAAAAAGGTGTGAAGATTGCTCTGAAGGTAAGTGATTACGGAGGGAATGAGCGATCTGTAGAAGTTGAAACAACGGGCTGGCTCGAATGGAAGAACCCGGAGATAAGGAACATAAAAGTTGAAACAGGAAGAATAAAGATCACCGTTTCTGTCGAGGGAAGGGCAGGTGACTGGGGGTTCATTGATGATTTCTATCTTTTCAGGGAAGAGTAA
- a CDS encoding ABC transporter permease — translation MKQIVRVFRDLFRDYRFTVAFIALLFLLVLSLLSYVSPYDPVSIYQVPRGLPPSFEHPFGTNWLGQDVFWRLTFAVRNSLLIAVITAFFSRIIAIIVGIVSGYKGGALDQVLMTIGDTTMVLPILIVLIVISMILKDWARSFVNLGLLLAFFSWAWDARVIRSQVLSVRERDFVRVAVLSGMSTMKIVGKQLLPHVLPVIFTTFINNMSWAIGMEITLAYLGLGIDPTVPTLGTMLQRAITRQALFLGLWWWLAAPIVTAILLFIALYWLSVSISEYLDPRARFQRVGVGK, via the coding sequence ATGAAACAAATAGTAAGAGTTTTCAGAGATCTTTTTAGAGATTATCGATTCACGGTAGCTTTTATTGCCTTGCTGTTCCTTCTTGTTCTATCTCTATTATCTTATGTATCGCCGTATGATCCCGTAAGTATATACCAGGTACCACGTGGACTTCCCCCTTCTTTTGAACATCCTTTTGGTACTAACTGGCTCGGTCAGGATGTATTCTGGCGTTTAACATTTGCTGTTAGAAATTCACTCTTGATAGCTGTCATAACAGCTTTCTTCTCACGTATCATTGCAATTATTGTTGGAATAGTATCGGGTTATAAAGGTGGAGCATTGGATCAGGTGTTGATGACAATTGGAGACACAACAATGGTTCTGCCAATTTTGATTGTTCTCATAGTGATTTCCATGATTCTAAAAGACTGGGCTCGATCGTTTGTCAACCTGGGTCTGTTACTGGCGTTCTTTTCGTGGGCTTGGGATGCACGTGTTATAAGATCTCAGGTACTCAGCGTTAGGGAAAGAGATTTTGTTCGTGTAGCAGTTCTTTCCGGTATGTCAACCATGAAAATCGTTGGTAAGCAGCTTCTTCCTCATGTTTTACCAGTGATATTCACGACCTTTATAAACAACATGTCGTGGGCAATCGGGATGGAAATTACCTTGGCTTACTTGGGATTAGGAATAGATCCTACCGTTCCGACACTCGGGACCATGCTTCAGAGAGCTATAACCAGACAAGCTTTGTTCCTTGGGCTATGGTGGTGGCTTGCTGCTCCCATAGTAACCGCTATATTGCTTTTCATAGCCCTTTACTGGTTATCGGTGAGTATAAGTGAGTATCTCGATCCAAGGGCACGTTTTCAGAGAGTAGGTGTTGGAAAGTAG
- a CDS encoding LacI family DNA-binding transcriptional regulator: MKKKYVTIRDIAEKAGVSINTVSRALNNKPDISEETRRKILKIAQELGYVKNATASSLRSKQTNIVGVIIADSANPFYAEVLKGIEAASRKYGYQIMLMNTERIYENEEKAIEVLLQRRVDGLLITPVQDRSDDIKTLIERKVPFVIVGRHFEELEVDEIHSDEVKGGYLATRHLIERGRKNIIMISGYLFKSAAYMRLEGYRKALKEYGIPFSEKMIIETDIDIESGYRAMREAIEKGLEFEAVFCYNDLLAFGVIKALKECGYRIPEDVAVVGYDDIVYSSFICPSLTTVRIKKFEMGFEAFRMLLQRLKGRRKKRKRVILDVELVVRESG, encoded by the coding sequence ATGAAGAAAAAGTACGTTACGATCAGAGACATAGCAGAGAAAGCGGGTGTTTCCATAAACACAGTCTCAAGGGCACTCAACAACAAGCCCGACATCAGCGAAGAAACCAGAAGAAAAATTCTGAAAATTGCACAAGAACTGGGATACGTGAAAAATGCCACCGCTTCCTCTTTGAGGAGCAAGCAAACGAACATCGTGGGGGTCATCATAGCCGACAGTGCCAACCCGTTCTACGCGGAGGTCTTGAAGGGAATAGAAGCCGCTTCGAGAAAGTACGGCTATCAGATCATGCTCATGAACACCGAAAGAATCTACGAAAATGAAGAGAAGGCTATAGAAGTGCTTCTCCAGAGGAGAGTAGATGGCCTTCTCATAACACCTGTTCAGGACAGATCAGACGACATAAAAACTTTGATCGAAAGAAAAGTTCCCTTCGTCATAGTCGGCAGACACTTCGAAGAGTTAGAAGTGGATGAGATCCACAGTGATGAGGTAAAAGGAGGGTATCTTGCAACCAGACATCTCATAGAAAGAGGAAGAAAAAACATCATTATGATCAGCGGATATCTGTTCAAATCGGCTGCCTACATGCGACTTGAAGGATACAGAAAGGCTTTGAAAGAGTACGGAATTCCATTCAGTGAAAAAATGATCATTGAAACGGACATCGATATAGAGAGTGGATATCGGGCGATGCGGGAAGCGATTGAAAAGGGACTTGAATTCGAAGCGGTCTTCTGCTACAACGATCTGCTCGCTTTCGGTGTGATAAAAGCCTTGAAAGAGTGTGGATATCGTATACCAGAAGATGTGGCTGTTGTTGGCTACGACGACATCGTTTACTCCTCCTTTATTTGCCCGTCTCTGACAACGGTGAGGATTAAGAAATTTGAGATGGGTTTTGAGGCCTTCAGGATGCTTCTTCAGAGGTTGAAGGGACGAAGAAAGAAAAGAAAACGGGTGATATTAGACGTAGAGCTCGTTGTGAGGGAAAGTGGTTAG
- a CDS encoding ABC transporter ATP-binding protein, with protein MEDTLILKNLTKVYSIGSLLFRSKITAVDDVSFSLKRAEIFTLAGESGCGKSTTAKMILGFEEPTSGDIIFEGNSIQWWKKRKKDFLRKVQAVFQNPFESFNPLLTVDDIFFETVMNYGLANSRNEAEKLIDEKLQLVGLKFEDINGRYQSELSGGQLQRASIARSLLSNPSLLIADEPVSMVDASLRMSIVNLFAKLRDQLGVSVIYITHDLATAYYVSDRIAIMFRGNIVETGPVDKVLIDPKHPYTQLLRESIPDPDPEKKWSREITVSDTEYEEYLKEGCKFAGRCPYVKEICRREKPDDVLVDGVLVKCHIYKK; from the coding sequence GTGGAAGATACACTGATTCTTAAGAATCTTACCAAGGTGTATTCAATAGGTTCTCTTCTTTTCAGATCGAAAATAACGGCTGTTGACGATGTGTCTTTCTCTTTAAAGAGGGCAGAGATCTTTACCCTTGCTGGAGAAAGCGGTTGTGGAAAATCTACAACTGCCAAAATGATATTGGGCTTTGAAGAACCAACCAGTGGCGATATTATTTTTGAAGGCAATAGCATCCAATGGTGGAAAAAGAGAAAAAAAGATTTTTTGAGAAAGGTGCAGGCAGTTTTTCAAAATCCTTTTGAGAGTTTTAATCCACTGCTCACGGTAGATGATATATTCTTCGAAACTGTTATGAACTACGGACTTGCAAATTCAAGAAACGAAGCAGAGAAATTAATAGATGAGAAACTCCAACTTGTTGGGCTGAAGTTTGAAGATATTAATGGTCGTTATCAAAGCGAACTTTCAGGTGGGCAGCTTCAAAGGGCTTCCATCGCAAGATCACTTTTGAGTAATCCCTCTCTTTTGATCGCAGACGAACCAGTTTCGATGGTTGACGCATCACTGAGAATGTCCATTGTCAATTTATTTGCAAAGTTGAGGGATCAGCTGGGAGTCAGTGTTATTTACATCACGCATGATCTAGCAACGGCGTATTACGTGAGTGACAGAATAGCCATCATGTTTCGGGGAAACATCGTAGAAACGGGACCTGTTGACAAAGTGTTGATTGATCCAAAGCATCCTTATACACAACTGCTTCGTGAATCCATTCCCGATCCTGATCCGGAAAAGAAATGGTCCAGAGAAATCACAGTCTCAGACACCGAATACGAAGAATATCTGAAAGAAGGTTGCAAATTCGCGGGAAGATGTCCTTACGTGAAGGAAATCTGTAGACGTGAGAAGCCAGATGATGTTCTCGTGGATGGAGTACTGGTGAAATGTCATATCTACAAAAAGTGA
- a CDS encoding ABC transporter substrate-binding protein, protein MKKVLVFVFLALIAVSAVMAQMLPPGIPREKTLILPFLFAPLPAPGNWNLWAGWRAQNCGLHQFVTEPLWTINPNPEEGGIINALAAEPPIYNEDFTKLTIKLRKGIYWSDGVEFTADDVVFTIKTVKDTSGLDYHGPMQDVKDVYALDKYTVVVELKRPNSRFHAYFVERWGALRPMPKHIFEKVEDVVSFDFNPPVSLGPYVLKDYDPAGYWVLWEKRKDWQRTVTGQLFGEPVPEYVLFINYGTPEKNTMAMLRHELDVLQGSAEQLITLLRMSKTTRSYRKTWPYIDPRDISTRGPGFNHMVYPYNIKDVRWALALSIDIVKLAISTYDGMVAMTPGLPLVVNKNFYEWYFKRLEPWLEELTLDLGNGETFKPWDPKAPWRLLEWAKKMYKVDIDPNSEEEVRLTLGYGWWKYAPDAAEKLLKKHGFYRDENGKWHLPNGDLWKITILRGPDPTDMANIIIEGIAEQWKEFGIEVVFNVSSAASTLAGEGRFEVVNTAHGGFAGEPWGFHPDLYRCFNAFRSEFVKPIGELTLGSALRWSDPRMDKIIEELEKTDWNDYEKVIELGVEGLKLEIEEMVAIPVFNCPITIVFDEYYWTNFPSPENDYARCDNFTTWPQLKYLLHMVKPAK, encoded by the coding sequence ATGAAAAAGGTTCTTGTGTTCGTGTTTTTAGCCCTCATCGCTGTTTCAGCAGTCATGGCTCAGATGCTACCACCTGGTATTCCCAGGGAAAAGACGTTGATACTGCCTTTCCTCTTTGCACCACTTCCAGCTCCGGGTAACTGGAACCTCTGGGCAGGATGGAGAGCTCAGAACTGCGGTCTTCACCAGTTCGTTACTGAACCTCTCTGGACCATCAACCCCAATCCTGAGGAAGGCGGAATCATCAACGCACTCGCTGCTGAACCTCCTATCTACAACGAAGACTTCACAAAGCTTACAATCAAGCTCAGAAAGGGAATTTACTGGAGCGACGGGGTTGAATTCACGGCGGACGACGTTGTGTTCACGATTAAAACGGTGAAAGACACATCTGGTTTGGATTATCACGGCCCGATGCAGGATGTGAAGGACGTCTACGCCCTCGACAAGTACACGGTCGTGGTGGAGCTCAAGAGACCAAACAGCAGATTCCATGCCTACTTTGTTGAAAGATGGGGCGCCTTGAGACCCATGCCGAAGCACATCTTCGAGAAGGTGGAGGATGTGGTCTCTTTCGACTTCAATCCGCCCGTGAGTCTGGGCCCGTACGTTCTGAAAGATTACGATCCCGCAGGATACTGGGTGCTCTGGGAGAAGAGAAAAGACTGGCAGAGAACGGTCACCGGTCAGCTCTTCGGTGAACCTGTCCCCGAGTACGTCCTCTTCATAAACTACGGTACTCCTGAGAAGAACACGATGGCCATGCTGAGGCACGAACTGGACGTTCTTCAGGGATCGGCAGAACAATTGATTACACTTCTGAGAATGAGCAAAACTACCAGAAGCTACAGAAAGACGTGGCCATACATAGACCCGAGGGATATCTCCACCAGAGGCCCCGGTTTCAACCACATGGTCTATCCGTACAACATCAAAGACGTGAGATGGGCACTTGCTCTGTCTATAGACATAGTAAAACTCGCCATCTCGACGTACGATGGGATGGTGGCCATGACTCCGGGACTCCCGCTGGTTGTCAACAAAAACTTCTACGAATGGTACTTCAAGAGACTGGAACCGTGGCTGGAAGAACTCACGCTGGATCTTGGAAACGGTGAAACCTTCAAACCATGGGATCCAAAGGCTCCATGGAGACTCCTGGAATGGGCTAAGAAGATGTACAAAGTGGACATCGATCCGAACAGCGAGGAAGAAGTGCGTCTGACCCTGGGTTACGGCTGGTGGAAATACGCTCCGGATGCAGCGGAGAAACTTTTGAAGAAACACGGATTTTACCGGGATGAGAATGGGAAGTGGCACCTGCCGAACGGTGATCTCTGGAAGATAACCATACTCAGGGGACCGGATCCCACGGATATGGCGAACATCATCATAGAGGGAATCGCCGAACAGTGGAAAGAATTCGGTATAGAAGTCGTCTTCAACGTTTCTTCTGCTGCTTCAACACTCGCAGGTGAAGGGCGATTTGAGGTAGTTAACACAGCACACGGTGGTTTTGCTGGTGAACCATGGGGATTCCATCCGGATCTTTACAGATGTTTCAATGCGTTCAGAAGTGAGTTTGTAAAACCCATTGGTGAACTGACACTTGGTAGTGCTCTTAGGTGGAGTGATCCCAGGATGGACAAGATAATAGAAGAGCTCGAAAAAACAGACTGGAACGATTACGAAAAAGTTATAGAGCTTGGAGTTGAAGGATTGAAGCTTGAAATTGAAGAGATGGTAGCAATTCCAGTGTTCAACTGTCCTATAACGATCGTCTTCGACGAGTATTACTGGACCAACTTCCCAAGTCCAGAGAACGATTACGCAAGGTGCGACAATTTCACCACCTGGCCTCAGCTGAAGTACCTGCTCCACATGGTCAAACCTGCTAAATGA
- a CDS encoding beta-galactosidase, whose protein sequence is MLGVCYYPEHWGTEKVEEDFRRMKELGIEYVRIGEFAWSRIESERGKFNWDWLDKTLELAEKMGLKIVLGTPTATPPKWLIDEHPEILPVDKDGRVKNFGSRRHYCFSSPVYREEVKRIVTIIVKRYGKHPAVAGWQTDNEYGCHDTVRCYCPRCKKAFQKWLERKYEGDIKKLNEAWGTVFWSQEYRSFDEIELPNLTPADPNPSHLLDYYRLASDQVVEFNKLQVEIIREYSPGRFITHNFMSGFTDFDHYKLSKDLDFATWDNYPLGHTLVFLRMKGETKNPFDRVGHPDIISFSHDLYRGVGRGRFWVMEQQAGPVNWAPYNLWPAKGAVRLWTWQAFAHGAEVVSYFRWRQAPFAQEQMHSGLLAPDSAPYPGYHEVKQVFEELKNIDINEPVESEVALVFDYETAWVFSIQPHGEGVNYIDLVFRFYSALRRLGLNVDIVPPGSSLDGYKMIVVPSLAIVKEEVLDTFKKYDGLLVLGPRSGSKTETFQIPPEMPPGLLKEIIPVEVRQVESLGDNVETLVWNGKEYPVSIWREDVDPTITEVIARFKDGFGAIFRKENVFYLAFWPNGDFLVDFFEALSKESGIETKRMPEGVRIQRRGEYVFSFNFTSEEVDLEIPTKVQIVLGDQKIPPYGLLIWKENER, encoded by the coding sequence ATGCTCGGCGTCTGTTACTATCCAGAACACTGGGGAACAGAGAAAGTTGAAGAAGACTTCAGAAGGATGAAAGAACTCGGGATAGAGTACGTGAGGATTGGAGAGTTCGCCTGGAGCAGGATAGAGTCGGAGCGTGGAAAGTTCAACTGGGACTGGCTCGACAAAACACTTGAGCTGGCAGAGAAGATGGGGCTCAAGATCGTACTGGGAACTCCCACAGCCACACCTCCGAAGTGGCTCATCGATGAACACCCGGAGATCCTTCCCGTTGATAAAGATGGCAGGGTGAAAAATTTTGGTTCCAGAAGACATTATTGCTTCTCCAGCCCTGTTTATAGAGAGGAAGTGAAAAGAATCGTCACCATAATAGTGAAAAGATACGGAAAACACCCGGCAGTCGCAGGCTGGCAGACGGACAACGAGTACGGCTGTCACGATACGGTGAGGTGCTACTGTCCGAGGTGCAAAAAAGCCTTCCAAAAATGGCTGGAAAGAAAGTACGAGGGAGACATAAAGAAATTGAATGAAGCGTGGGGAACAGTGTTCTGGAGCCAGGAGTATCGATCCTTCGACGAAATAGAGCTTCCGAATCTCACCCCTGCCGACCCGAACCCGTCGCATCTTCTCGACTACTACAGGTTAGCCTCCGACCAAGTGGTGGAATTCAACAAGCTCCAGGTGGAGATAATAAGGGAGTATTCGCCGGGAAGATTCATCACACACAATTTCATGTCCGGTTTCACAGATTTTGATCATTACAAACTCTCGAAAGACCTGGATTTCGCAACCTGGGACAATTACCCGCTCGGACACACCCTCGTTTTTCTGAGAATGAAGGGTGAGACAAAAAATCCGTTCGACAGAGTGGGACACCCGGACATCATCTCATTCTCGCACGATCTGTACCGGGGAGTGGGCAGAGGAAGATTCTGGGTGATGGAACAGCAAGCAGGACCTGTGAACTGGGCTCCTTACAATCTCTGGCCCGCCAAGGGAGCGGTGAGACTCTGGACGTGGCAGGCGTTCGCACACGGTGCGGAGGTGGTCTCCTACTTCAGATGGAGACAGGCACCTTTTGCGCAGGAGCAGATGCACTCTGGACTTCTGGCACCGGATTCAGCACCTTACCCTGGATACCACGAGGTAAAGCAGGTTTTCGAGGAGCTCAAAAACATCGATATCAATGAGCCCGTGGAAAGCGAAGTGGCACTTGTCTTCGATTATGAAACGGCGTGGGTCTTCTCCATACAACCGCACGGCGAGGGGGTGAACTACATCGATCTTGTCTTCAGATTCTACAGTGCCCTCAGAAGACTCGGTCTGAACGTGGATATAGTACCCCCTGGATCTTCACTGGACGGATACAAAATGATCGTTGTTCCAAGCCTTGCCATCGTGAAGGAGGAGGTTCTGGACACGTTCAAAAAATACGACGGTCTTCTCGTACTTGGCCCAAGAAGCGGAAGCAAAACAGAGACATTCCAGATACCACCAGAAATGCCCCCAGGTCTTCTCAAGGAGATCATACCCGTTGAAGTGAGACAGGTTGAAAGCCTTGGAGATAATGTTGAGACACTTGTTTGGAACGGTAAGGAATACCCTGTCTCGATATGGAGAGAGGATGTGGACCCCACCATCACGGAAGTGATCGCAAGATTCAAAGATGGTTTTGGAGCCATCTTTCGAAAGGAAAACGTCTTCTACCTTGCTTTCTGGCCGAATGGAGACTTTCTCGTAGATTTCTTTGAAGCACTTTCAAAAGAATCAGGAATTGAAACGAAAAGGATGCCAGAAGGAGTACGCATTCAAAGGAGAGGTGAATATGTTTTTTCTTTCAATTTCACCTCTGAGGAGGTAGATTTAGAAATACCAACGAAAGTTCAGATAGTTCTAGGAGATCAAAAGATTCCTCCCTATGGACTGCTGATATGGAAGGAAAACGAACGCTGA